The following are from one region of the Cynocephalus volans isolate mCynVol1 chromosome 17, mCynVol1.pri, whole genome shotgun sequence genome:
- the TOR1B gene encoding torsin-1B isoform X2, with amino-acid sequence MRRAGRLRGAGALLPLLLAARAAAAFEPVSVGIALGAASALTGYLSYTDFFCRFSECCRKEQPLNASALKLDLDEKLFGQHLATEVILKAVTGFRNNKNPKKPLTLSLHGWAGTGKNFVSQILAENLHSKGLKSNFVHLFVSTLHFPHEQKIKLYQDQLQEWIRGNVSACASSLFIFDEMDKLHPGVIDAIKPFLDYYEQVDGVSYRKAIFIFLREGAFPDETQKSSW; translated from the exons ATGCGGCGGGCGGGGCGGCTCCGGGGCGCCGGggcgctgctgccgctgctgctggcGGCCCGAGCGGCGGCGGCGTTCGAACCCGTCAGCGTGGGCATCGCCCTCGGGGCCGCGTCGGCTCTCACCGGCTACCTGTCATACACGGACTTCTTCTGCCGCTTCTCCGAGTGCTGCCGCAAGGAGCAGCCGCTCAACGCGTCGG CCCTCAAGCTGGACTTGGACGAGAAGCTGTTTGGACAGCATCTGGCCACGGAAGTGATTCTCAAGGCAGTGACTGGCTTCAGGAACAACAAAAATCCCAAGAAACCACTGACCCTTTCCTTACACGGCTGGGCTGGCACAGGCAAGAATTTTGTCAGCCAAATTCTGGCTGAAAATCTTCATTCAAAAGGCCTGAAGAGTAACTTTGTCCACCTGTTTGTATCAACTCTGCACTTCCCTCATGAGCAGAAGATAAAACTGTACCAG GACCAGTTACAGGAGTGGATCCGTGGCAATGTGAGTGCATGTGCCAGCTCGCTTTTCATATTTGACGAGATGGATAAGTTGCACCCTGGGGTCATCGACGCAATCAAACCATTTCTCGACTACTACGAGCAGGTTGATGGGGTGTCTTACCGAAAGGCCATCTTCATCTTTCTCAG AGAAGGAGCATTTCCTGATGAGACACAGAAGTCTTCATGGTGA
- the TOR1A gene encoding torsin-1A, with amino-acid sequence MKPGRATVGLLLLAPLVVRALEPISLGLALAGVLTSYISYPRLYCLFAECCGQKRSLSREALQKDLDTKLFGQHLAKKVILNAVSGFISNPKPKKPLTLSLHGWTGTGKNFVSKIIAENIYEGGLNSDYVHLFVATLHFPHASNITLYKDQLQMWIRGNVSACARSIFIFDEMDKMHAGLIDAIKPFLDYYDLVDGVSYQKAIFIFLSNAGAERITDVALDFWRNGRQREEIKLKDMEHALSVSVFNNKNSGFWHSSLIDRNLIDYFVPFLPLEYKHLKMCIRVEMQSRGYEVDEDIVSRVAEEMTFFPKEERVFSDKGCKTVFTKLDYYYDD; translated from the exons ATGAAGCCGGGCCGGGCTACGGTGGGCCTGCTGCTGCTGGCGCCGTTGGTGGTGCGGGCGCTGGAGCCCATCAGCCTGGGACTGGCCCTGGCCGGCGTCCTCACCAGCTACATCTCCTACCCGCGTCTCTATTGCCTCTTTGCCGAGTGCTGCGGCCAGAAGCGGAGCCTCAGCCGAGAGG CGCTGCAGAAGGATCTGGACACCAAGCTCTTTGGACAGCATCTTGCAAAGAAAGTCATCTTAAATGCTGTGTCTGGTTTCATAAGCAACCCGAAGCCCAAGAAACCTCTCACCCTCTCCCTACACGGGTGGACGGGCACTGGCAAAAATTTTGTCAGCAAGATCATCGCGGAGAATATTTATGAGGGTGGTCTGAACAGTGACTATGTCCACTTGTTTGTGGCCACGCTGCATTTTCCACATGCCTCGAACATCACTCTGTATAAG GATCAGTTACAGATGTGGATTCGGGGCAACGTGAGTGCCTGTGCGAGGTCCATCTTCATATTTGACGAAATGGATAAGATGCATGCTGGCCTTATAGATGCCATCAAACCTTTCCTCGACTACTATGACCTGGTGGACGGGGTCTCGTACCAGAAAGCCATCTTCATATTTCTCAG CAATGCTGGAGCAGAACGGATCACAGACGTGGCTTTAGATTTCTGGAGGAATggaaggcagagggaagaaaTCAAGCTCAAAGACATGGAGCACGCCTTGTCCGTGTCAGTCTTCAATAACAAGAACA gTGGCTTCTGGCACAGCAGCTTAATTGACCGGAATCTCATTGATTATTTTGTTCCCTTCCTCCCCCTGGAGTACAAACACCTGAAAATGTGCATCCGTGTGGAAATGCAGTCCCGGGGCTATGAGGTCGATGAGGACATTGTGAGCAGAGTGGCTGAGGAGATGACGTTTTTCCCCAAAGAGGAGAGAGTTTTCTCTGATAAAGGCTGCAAAACTGTGTTCACTAAGTTGGATTATTACTACGATGATTGA
- the TOR1B gene encoding torsin-1B isoform X1 — protein sequence MRRAGRLRGAGALLPLLLAARAAAAFEPVSVGIALGAASALTGYLSYTDFFCRFSECCRKEQPLNASALKLDLDEKLFGQHLATEVILKAVTGFRNNKNPKKPLTLSLHGWAGTGKNFVSQILAENLHSKGLKSNFVHLFVSTLHFPHEQKIKLYQDQLQEWIRGNVSACASSLFIFDEMDKLHPGVIDAIKPFLDYYEQVDGVSYRKAIFIFLSNAGGDLITKTALDFWRAGRKREDIQLKDLEPVLSVGVFNNKHSGLWHSGLIDRNLIDYFIPFLPLEYRHVKMCVRAEMRARGSAVDEDIVTKVTEEMTFFPKDEKIYSDKGCKTVQSRLDFH from the exons ATGCGGCGGGCGGGGCGGCTCCGGGGCGCCGGggcgctgctgccgctgctgctggcGGCCCGAGCGGCGGCGGCGTTCGAACCCGTCAGCGTGGGCATCGCCCTCGGGGCCGCGTCGGCTCTCACCGGCTACCTGTCATACACGGACTTCTTCTGCCGCTTCTCCGAGTGCTGCCGCAAGGAGCAGCCGCTCAACGCGTCGG CCCTCAAGCTGGACTTGGACGAGAAGCTGTTTGGACAGCATCTGGCCACGGAAGTGATTCTCAAGGCAGTGACTGGCTTCAGGAACAACAAAAATCCCAAGAAACCACTGACCCTTTCCTTACACGGCTGGGCTGGCACAGGCAAGAATTTTGTCAGCCAAATTCTGGCTGAAAATCTTCATTCAAAAGGCCTGAAGAGTAACTTTGTCCACCTGTTTGTATCAACTCTGCACTTCCCTCATGAGCAGAAGATAAAACTGTACCAG GACCAGTTACAGGAGTGGATCCGTGGCAATGTGAGTGCATGTGCCAGCTCGCTTTTCATATTTGACGAGATGGATAAGTTGCACCCTGGGGTCATCGACGCAATCAAACCATTTCTCGACTACTACGAGCAGGTTGATGGGGTGTCTTACCGAAAGGCCATCTTCATCTTTCTCAG CAACGCGGGCGGGGACCTCATAACTAAGACGGCTCTCGACTTTTGGCGGgcaggaagaaagagggaagacaTTCAGCTGAAGGACCTGGAACCCGTGCTGTCTGTCGGAGTCTTCAATAATAAACACA GTGGCCTGTGGCACAGTGGACTGATTGATAGAAACCTCATCGATTACTTTATCCCCTTCCTGCCCCTGGAGTACAGACATGTGAAAATGTGTGTGAGGGCAGAAATGAGGGCCCGCGGCTCTGCTGTAGATGAAGACATTGTCACAAAGGTGACAGAGGAAATGACCTTTTTCCCCAAAGATGAGAAAATCTACTCAGACAAGGGCTGCAAGACTGTGCAGTCGCGGCTAGATTTCCACTGA
- the C17H9orf78 gene encoding splicing factor C9orf78 homolog, with amino-acid sequence MPVTGKTFRRRRADSESEEDEQDSEEVRLKLEETREVQNLRKRPNGVSAVALLVGEKVQEETTLVDDPFQMKTGGMVDMKKLKERGKDKISEEEDLHLGTSFSAETNRRDEDADMMKYIETELKKRKGIVEHEEQKVKPKNAEDCLYELPENIRVSSAKKTEEMLSNQMLSGIPEVDLGIDAKIKNIISTEDAKARLLAEQQNKKKDSETSFVPTNMAVNYVQHNRFYHEELNAPIRRNKEEPKARPLRVGDTEKPEPERSPPNRKRPANEKATDDYHYEKFKKMNRRY; translated from the exons ATGCCGGTCACCGGGAAGACTTTCCGTCGGCGCCGGGCCGACTCGGAGTCGGAGGAGGATGAGCAGGACTCAGAAGAGGTTCG ATTAAAACTGGAAGAGACCCGAGAGGTGCAGAACCTGAGGAAGAGGCCCAATGGGGTGAG TGCTGTGGCCCTACTGGTGGGAGAGAAGGTACAAGAAGAGACCACTCTAGTG GACGATCCCTTTCAGATGAAGACAGGCGGTATGGTggacatgaagaaactgaaagaaagggGCAAAGATAA GATCAGCGAAGAAGAAGACCTCCACCTGGGGACATCATTTTCTGCAGAAACCAACCGCAGGGACGAGGACGCAGACAT gATGAAGTACATTGAGACAGagttaaagaagagaaaagggattGTGGAACATGAGGAACAGAAAGTCAAGCCAAAGAATGCAGAGGACTGTCTTTATGAACTTCCAGAAAATATCCGTGTTTCCTCAGCAAAGAAGACTGAGGAGATGCTTTCCAACCAGATGCTGAGCGGCATCCCCGAAGTGGACCTGGGCATTGA tgctaaaattaaaaatatcatttccaCGGAGGATGCCAAGGCCCGTctgctggcagagcagcagaACAAGAAGAAAGATAGTGAGACATCCTTTGTGCCTACCAACATGGCTGTGAATTATGTACAGCACAACAGAT TTTATCATGAGGAGCTCAATGCCCCCATACGGAGAAACAAAGAAGAGCCCAAAGCCCGGCCCTTAAGAGTGGGTGACACAGAGAAGCCAGAACCTGAGC GGTCCCCTCCTAACCGCAAACGTCCTGCTAACGAGAAGGCCACTGATGACTACCACTATGAGAAGTTCAAGAAGATGAACAGGCGGTACTGA